A stretch of Amycolatopsis balhimycina FH 1894 DNA encodes these proteins:
- a CDS encoding histone-like nucleoid-structuring protein Lsr2, which yields MAQKVLVEILDDIDGSAATQTVQFGLDGVTYEIDLSDENATTLRDELARFVGAGRRVGGRKVRVATGQSTTTTVSDRERNQQIRAWANANGYAVSERGRLSSEVVSAFEQAQVAETETPAPRKRSSRKKAAA from the coding sequence ATGGCCCAGAAAGTACTCGTCGAGATCCTCGACGACATCGACGGCAGCGCCGCCACCCAGACGGTTCAGTTCGGCCTCGACGGCGTGACCTACGAAATCGACCTTTCCGACGAGAACGCCACGACCCTGCGCGACGAACTCGCCCGGTTCGTCGGCGCCGGCCGTCGCGTCGGCGGCCGCAAGGTCCGCGTCGCCACCGGCCAGTCGACGACCACCACCGTGTCCGATCGCGAGCGCAATCAGCAGATCCGTGCCTGGGCGAACGCGAACGGCTACGCGGTCTCCGAGCGAGGACGCCTCTCCTCCGAAGTGGTCTCCGCCTTCGAGCAGGCTCAAGTCGCCGAAACAGAGACACCGGCGCCGCGGAAGCGTTCTTCGCGCAAGAAGGCCGCTGCCTGA
- a CDS encoding TetR/AcrR family transcriptional regulator has translation MAVPEASEAGRRDAVLESALLTFARHGYRKTSMEEVARTARISRPGLYFLFASKQDLFRAAVTRALEQDLAAVEEILTDTGEPLRARLIGAFDRWAGRYVGPMSRDVPEVIEQNPDLLGPITRTAPKRFEALVVAAVGGEAATGVAQTLISASVGVKHQVETREAYLGRMTTAVDLLVP, from the coding sequence ATGGCCGTTCCCGAAGCCTCCGAAGCCGGTCGCCGTGACGCGGTGCTCGAGTCGGCGCTGCTGACGTTCGCCCGGCACGGGTACCGCAAGACCTCTATGGAGGAAGTCGCGCGGACGGCCCGGATTTCGCGACCCGGGCTGTACTTCCTGTTCGCGTCCAAACAGGACCTGTTCCGCGCGGCGGTCACCCGGGCACTCGAGCAGGACCTCGCCGCGGTCGAGGAGATTCTCACCGACACCGGCGAACCGTTGCGGGCACGGCTGATCGGCGCGTTCGACCGCTGGGCCGGCCGCTATGTCGGACCGATGAGCCGCGACGTCCCGGAGGTCATCGAGCAGAACCCGGACCTGCTCGGGCCGATCACCCGCACGGCTCCCAAGCGTTTCGAAGCACTCGTCGTCGCCGCGGTGGGCGGGGAGGCGGCAACCGGTGTCGCGCAGACCTTGATCAGCGCGTCGGTCGGGGTGAAGCACCAGGTCGAGACCCGGGAGGCGTATCTCGGCCGCATGACCACCGCGGTCGACCTGCTCGTCCCCTGA
- a CDS encoding SDR family NAD(P)-dependent oxidoreductase, giving the protein MTARQLITTPFTAAGTADDVLAGVDLAGVRVIVTGASSGIGAETARALAAAGAEVTLAVRNIAATPRSRVARLDLADQTSVRRFTQAWDGPLHILVNNAGIVTGGPAHTAEGWELQFATNHLGHFALATGLHAALARGAADRGESRIVSVSSTAHMRAGIDFADLHFERRPYDPQIAYAQSKTANSLFAVEATRRWAADGIYANTANPGGVATGLQRNFTPAQKQSLAAAEAAGVFAYKTVEQGAATSVVAAVAPQFAHTGGHYLDDAQEAYTVPDDAELADHPHGVKAWALDPATAERLWEVSAELTRG; this is encoded by the coding sequence ATGACCGCACGTCAGCTCATCACCACGCCGTTCACCGCCGCCGGCACCGCGGACGACGTCCTGGCGGGCGTCGACCTCGCCGGCGTCCGCGTGATCGTCACCGGCGCGTCCTCCGGGATCGGCGCGGAAACCGCTCGCGCACTGGCCGCCGCCGGTGCCGAGGTGACCCTCGCGGTCCGCAACATCGCCGCGACGCCTCGCTCGCGGGTCGCCCGGCTCGACCTCGCCGACCAGACCTCGGTCCGCCGGTTCACGCAAGCGTGGGACGGCCCCTTGCACATCCTGGTGAACAACGCGGGCATCGTCACCGGCGGACCGGCCCACACCGCGGAGGGCTGGGAACTGCAGTTCGCGACGAACCACCTCGGCCATTTCGCCCTGGCCACCGGCTTGCACGCGGCGCTGGCCCGCGGCGCCGCCGACCGCGGCGAGTCGCGGATCGTCTCGGTCAGCTCGACAGCGCACATGCGGGCCGGCATCGACTTCGCCGACCTGCACTTCGAACGCCGCCCCTACGATCCCCAAATCGCCTACGCGCAATCGAAAACGGCGAACTCGCTGTTCGCGGTGGAAGCAACCCGCCGCTGGGCGGCCGACGGGATCTACGCGAACACCGCCAACCCCGGCGGAGTCGCGACCGGACTGCAACGGAACTTCACCCCGGCCCAGAAGCAATCCCTCGCCGCAGCCGAAGCGGCGGGAGTCTTCGCCTACAAGACGGTCGAACAAGGAGCAGCGACGAGCGTCGTCGCAGCCGTCGCACCACAGTTCGCCCACACCGGCGGCCACTACCTCGACGACGCACAGGAGGCGTACACCGTGCCGGACGACGCCGAACTCGCCGACCACCCGCACGGCGTCAAGGCATGGGCCCTCGACCCGGCCACCGCGGAACGCCTCTGGGAGGTGTCGGCCGAACTGACCCGCGGCTGA
- a CDS encoding TetR/AcrR family transcriptional regulator: MTEAETRAPRADATRNRDQLLAVATRMFVSAEAEPSMRAIAREAGVGIATLYRHFPTRESLVDAVYRDQVVRLTTGARELLGRLPPAAAMRRWTDLFGDWIATKNGMLDTLLAMIESGEIAHAQTRAELLAAITTILDAGRAAGDLRSDVTAEDIAASLIGIFTVAPRPEHEAKASRLLNLLMDGLRPPGA, from the coding sequence TTGACTGAGGCGGAGACGCGCGCGCCACGGGCGGACGCCACCCGTAACCGCGACCAGTTGCTCGCGGTGGCGACCCGCATGTTCGTCTCGGCTGAGGCCGAGCCGTCGATGCGGGCGATCGCCCGCGAGGCCGGGGTCGGCATCGCCACGCTCTACCGGCACTTCCCGACCCGCGAGTCGCTGGTCGACGCGGTCTACCGGGACCAGGTCGTGCGGCTGACGACCGGCGCCCGCGAGCTGCTCGGCCGGCTGCCCCCGGCTGCGGCGATGCGGCGCTGGACGGACTTGTTCGGGGACTGGATCGCGACCAAGAACGGCATGCTCGACACGCTGCTCGCGATGATCGAGTCGGGCGAGATCGCCCATGCGCAGACCCGGGCCGAGCTGCTGGCGGCCATCACCACGATCCTCGACGCCGGCCGGGCAGCGGGCGACCTCCGCTCCGACGTCACCGCCGAAGACATCGCCGCTTCCCTCATCGGCATCTTCACCGTGGCCCCCCGCCCCGAGCACGAAGCCAAGGCGAGCCGCCTGCTGAACCTCCTCATGGACGGCCTCCGGCCGCCCGGTGCTTGA
- a CDS encoding class I SAM-dependent methyltransferase, with translation MERDARRLHASSFGAAAVAYAEHRPDYAPAAVRWALEPAPGPRVLDLGAGTGKLTGTLVALGVDVVAAEPDPAMLTELRRALPDVRALPGSAEAIPLPDASVDAVLAGNALHWFDMVVAGPEIARVLAPGGILAGLWNVMDNRVGWVAALEQVGGGAAIGPRDTFGSWRAATAGSHLPKTGLVARFGSPEQDEFPHGQRRTAGSLVATLATRAGMLVMPEQERAATLGRIRAFLASRPETTSGEFTLPMLTGVLRVRQL, from the coding sequence ATGGAACGGGACGCACGGCGCCTTCATGCCTCGTCGTTCGGCGCGGCCGCGGTCGCCTATGCCGAGCACCGCCCGGACTACGCGCCGGCCGCGGTGCGCTGGGCGCTGGAACCCGCGCCCGGCCCGCGAGTGCTCGACCTCGGCGCTGGAACCGGCAAGCTGACCGGCACGCTGGTCGCGCTGGGCGTCGACGTCGTCGCGGCCGAGCCCGACCCGGCGATGCTGACCGAGCTGCGCCGCGCGCTGCCGGATGTCCGTGCCCTGCCCGGCAGTGCCGAGGCGATACCGCTGCCTGACGCGTCCGTCGATGCCGTACTGGCCGGCAACGCTCTGCACTGGTTCGACATGGTTGTCGCAGGACCCGAGATCGCCAGGGTCCTCGCACCCGGCGGCATCCTGGCCGGCCTGTGGAACGTCATGGACAACCGGGTCGGCTGGGTTGCCGCCCTCGAGCAGGTCGGCGGAGGCGCGGCCATCGGCCCGCGTGACACGTTCGGCAGCTGGCGCGCCGCGACTGCGGGCTCGCACCTCCCCAAGACCGGCCTGGTCGCTCGGTTCGGCTCGCCCGAACAGGACGAGTTCCCGCACGGGCAGCGTCGCACCGCCGGCTCCCTCGTCGCGACACTCGCCACCCGCGCGGGGATGCTGGTCATGCCGGAACAGGAACGAGCTGCCACGCTCGGCCGGATCCGCGCTTTCCTCGCGAGCAGACCAGAGACCACCAGCGGCGAATTCACCCTCCCGATGCTGACCGGCGTCCTGCGCGTCAGGCAGCTGTGA
- a CDS encoding DUF418 domain-containing protein — MRLLFTGSYPVATWLPFVFAGMALGRLDLTAAVTRVRLAVLGPVLALAGYGGSWTAIRLFGVTDLVGNDAVPGSGKLSGPGGVLELGYQDGDRWVASGAVNTGTPAWLLVSSPHSGTPFEIVGSVGVAITVLVCALVLTDKLPRLGSPVTAVGSMSLTAYTGHVIAIAVLGLSGAQGEPPAVLVGFIVAAIVFALAWSRFFRRGPLEFLLHTATKPALRLGRKPA, encoded by the coding sequence GTGCGGCTGCTGTTCACCGGCAGCTACCCGGTCGCCACGTGGCTGCCGTTCGTGTTCGCGGGCATGGCTCTCGGCCGGCTCGACCTCACCGCCGCCGTGACCAGGGTCCGGCTGGCGGTCCTCGGCCCGGTGCTCGCCCTCGCCGGTTACGGTGGATCCTGGACGGCGATCCGCCTCTTCGGGGTGACGGACCTGGTCGGGAACGACGCGGTGCCGGGAAGCGGCAAGCTGTCCGGCCCCGGCGGGGTACTCGAACTCGGATACCAGGACGGGGACCGCTGGGTGGCCTCGGGCGCGGTGAACACCGGCACGCCCGCGTGGCTGCTCGTGTCGTCACCGCACAGCGGTACGCCGTTCGAGATCGTCGGCTCCGTGGGCGTGGCGATCACGGTGCTGGTCTGCGCACTGGTCCTGACCGACAAGCTGCCCCGGCTTGGGAGCCCGGTGACCGCGGTCGGCTCGATGTCCTTGACCGCCTACACCGGCCACGTCATCGCGATCGCGGTGCTCGGGCTCAGCGGGGCGCAAGGCGAGCCGCCTGCGGTTCTTGTCGGGTTCATCGTGGCCGCGATCGTCTTCGCGCTGGCCTGGTCCCGGTTCTTCCGGCGCGGCCCGCTGGAGTTCCTGCTGCACACGGCCACGAAACCGGCTCTGCGCCTGGGCCGGAAGCCGGCGTGA